From one Mya arenaria isolate MELC-2E11 chromosome 4, ASM2691426v1 genomic stretch:
- the LOC128230749 gene encoding uncharacterized protein LOC128230749: MVMNSKQYITSAEPQRQLFYQPTLLKKLLWDIQGQNLCWSKCDPVRNSKLSPGKCFPERNTFSKLLCAKKLQHGSCNLQPGYAALDPIFQMNEDASHLCRTCVCENDS, from the exons ATGGTTATGAATTCGAAACAATACATTACCTCAGCTGAACCACAAAGACAACTTTTCTATCAG CCAACATTGCTGAAGAAGCTCTTGTGGGACATTCAAGGACAAAACCTGTGCTGGTCAAAATGTGATCCTGTCCGGAATTCCAAACTGTCTCCTGGCAAGTGTTTTCCAGAAAGGAATACCTTTTCTAA ATTATTATGTGCAAAGAAGCTGCAGCATGGGTCATGCAATCTACAACCAGGATATGCAGCTTTGGATCCAATATTTCAGATGAATGAAGATGCCAGTCATCTCTGTAGGACTTGTGTGTGTGAAAATGATTCATAA